A single genomic interval of Coccidioides posadasii str. Silveira chromosome 1, complete sequence harbors:
- a CDS encoding uncharacterized protein (EggNog:ENOG410PUFQ~COG:S~BUSCO:8115at33183), with the protein MLPPSNILVLGGGIAGIAAALALSKQLTPLNPDVKITIYELRDVPSTSGGAINLTPVAQRHLAQLGVIEELDRMGPDAGVDVDGIEYYSIHSGRKMGNVDFAGKNGRGYGGYKGRRVMRICLHLAMLAAVERVGNVSVEFGKKVIGGVESEKSVTIFFADGGSATGDLAVGCDGVHSNTRTKIVDPERPSEYTGISFIQTTIQTDKIESPIHFKATAMNRSRRGALLTTFCDLQKTEIFVAGLVQIDPSLLSTDAWRQEGTGSFRPRWTPLRALRDDIRGRFGESVIPCIREIVEKAEGWSIYPVYQLAPGGKWSTERIILLGDAAHAMPPRDESAAYALDDAILFARVLAVYYGQPLHDAFQTYDNIRRKPINDAYKDSVAGWANNRDHGKWASRLEEWLTPWHLRRRKRARVGAWVFDAHSVEIPPPKHWKEIDTWS; encoded by the exons ATGCTTCCTCCTTCTAATATCCTTGTTCTCGGTGGCGGCATTGCGGGCATTGCCGCCGCCCTTGCCCTATCCAAACAGCTCACTCCGCTTAATCCCGATGTCAAAATCACCATCTACGAGCTCCGCGATGTACCCTCTACCTCCGGCGGAGCTATCAATCTCACTCCCGTCGCCCAAAGGCACCTTGCCCAGCTTGGTGTCATCGAGGAACTCGATAGAATGGGCCCCGATGCAGGCGTTGACGTAGACGGGATAGAGTACTACTCCATCCACAGCGGCCGGAAGATGGGAAACGTCGATTTTGCCGGTAAGAATGGTCGGGGCTACGGTGGGTACAAGGGTAGAAGAGTGATGCGAATCTGTCTCCATCTCGCCATGTTAGCTGCAGTGGAGAGGGTCGGTAACGTCTCGGTCGAATTTGGCAAGAAAGTGATTGGAGGAGTagaatcagagaaaagcGTCACTATATTCTTTGCAGATGGTGGGAGTGCAACAGGTGATTTGGCGGTTGGATGCGACGGAGTTCACTCCAACACTCGCACAAAGATCGTCGACCCCGAAAGGCCTTCCGAGTATACCGGTATATCCTTTATACAAACCACGATACAGACAGACAAAATAGAATCGCCCATCCACTTCAAGGCCACTGCGATGAACCGATCGAGGCGAGGTGCTCTATTAACTACGTTCTGTGATTTGCAGAAGACCGAGATTTTTGTCGCTGGGTTGGTACAGATAGACCCTTCCCTTCTGTCAACTGATGCCTGGAGGCAAGAAGGAACGGGTAGCTTCAGGCCAAGGTGGACCCCTTTGAGAGCCCTTCGCGATGATATCCGTGGGCGATTCGGGGAGTCCGTAATACCGTGTATTCGCGAAATAGTCGAAAAGGCTGAAGGGTGGTCGATATATCCGGTATATCAGCTTGCTCCTGGAGGCAAATGGTCGACAGAGCGGATAATATTATTAGGCGATGCGGCGCACGCG ATGCCACCTCGTGATGAATCGGCCGCATATGCTCTTGATGATGCTATCCTGTTCGCTCGTGTGCTCGCTGTCTATTACGGCCAGCCTCTCCACGATGCGTTTCAAACCTACGATAACATCCGCAGGAAGCCTATCAACGACGCCTACAAGGATTCTGTTGCCGGGTGGGCAAACAATAGAGATCATGGCAAGTGGGCAAGTAGACTAGAGGAATGGCTGACGCCGTGGCACCTCAGACGAAGAAAGAGAGCCAGAGTGGGCGCCTGGGTATTTGACGCCCATTCTGTGGAGATTCCACCACCTAAGCATTGGAAGGAGATCGATACGTGGTCATAA